The window GTAGACGGCGAGGCGCTCGGGGGCGACCCCGGCCGCGGCGAGCCGGTCGCGGTCCACCGCGATCTCGGCGGTCGCCTCCGCGATCGGCTGGCCGGGCTCCGCGAATTCGACCGCGTAGTACCCCAGGGGGTCAACGCCGGGCGGTGGCGGCGGCGCCTCCGCGGGCCGGTCGCTCAGCCCCCGCACCGCGAACTCGACGTCGCCGGGCGACTCCCGGACGAACGTCAGCCGGTCGAGCAGGATCGCGGGGTCGCCGACGCGGAGCCCCCGCAGGTCGACCGCGGTCTCCTCGCCGCCGCCGACCGATCGGAGCGTCACCTCTCGGACGCTCGGGGACGGGCGATCGACGGAGACGATCGGGCCGGTGGTGGGGCTCGGGTCGTCGTCTTCGTCGCCGTCGTCGCTCGGACCCTCCCCGCCGGGCGGTTCCTCCGGCTCCGCGACTCTGGCGTGGACCGAGATCTCGTCGATGAGTCGGTCGCCCGGTACGACCCCGGCGACGCGGGTGTCGATCCGGACGCCGACCGGGACGGCGTCGTCCTCGGGCGTGAGCCGCGCCGCCCGCTCGGGGCTCTCGACCGGCTCGCCGTCGACGACGAAGGTGACGCCCGTGCCCTCGTGTTCGATCCACGCCTCGGCGGTCGCGTTCCCGTCGTAGGTGATATAGAACAGCGCCTCCTGGGCGGCGAACGCGTCGACGTTAACCCCCTCGGCGTCGATCCGGGGGTTGTCTTCGGTGACGTCGATCGCGAGTTCGCCGTCCTCGTCGAGGTAGGCGTAGGGGTTGTCGCCGGGTTGGAGGGCGACGTCGTCGGTGATGGGATCGGCGGGCTGGTCGAGGACGACAGCGCCGGTGGAGATCACAAGGAATAGCACGAACCCTAGAACCGCTGCGGTAGACGCGATCCCAGAACCACGGACCCGCGGCATCGTAGCATATATGTAGGTATTAATTTATAAACAATCGGCACACACACCGGTATTGAGGACTGCTTGATGCTTCAGTTATGATATAAAATATGGTTGTCTGAATAGTACTTGTGGTTCACATCGGATGTAATCTAACAATTGATTACTCGTCAGTTAGACTTTCCTCATCGTCAGTACGTAAAGTCGCTATCGCAGCGTTGACTCGGTTCTTTTCATCCGAGCTAATCGGGATCTCTTCACCGATGTTTTTGCAGTCGTCTAATTCAAGTGTCATTTTATATTGCCTCCGCTGAGACGGTTATTTTTTGATCGATATCTAAGCCTGCATTCCCGCTACCGTCAACAAAAGCAACAATCCCGTACGTCTCGGCTTCACCGACTGCGAGCTGGACTATTGGGAAATTTGATTGCGGAGTCGTCTCAGGGACGATAACGAAGAGGAGAGTATCGTCTCCGTCAGTTCTTACAAACGCCAGCGGCGAGGGCGTTACCTCCACTGCTTGTGACCCCGAGTTCTGAATCTCAAACACCGCCTCAGCGACAAAGAACGAATTGGGATTCAATCCGTTCCCAGCAAGGTTCTTGTTATTGCTCGTCAAGTCGATATGAAATAGGCCGTTGCTATTGTTAATATATCTCCCATTATCAGGGCCAGGAACCAACGAAAGGTATCCCTCTGAGTCTGACTCAACGTCGATTGTTACGCTACGATTCACAGACCACTAGTAAATGCGCCGGTTCCAGTAGCAATCGCCCCACTAGAGACTGTAGTACCTACAACTGCCAGCATTTTCCGACGAGTAGATTGTTCCATAGTATAATATTTGGTCTTTCTACGCTAGCCGTTTGACGATTAGGTTAG is drawn from Halorubrum sp. CBA1229 and contains these coding sequences:
- a CDS encoding PGF-pre-PGF domain-containing protein; this encodes MISTGAVVLDQPADPITDDVALQPGDNPYAYLDEDGELAIDVTEDNPRIDAEGVNVDAFAAQEALFYITYDGNATAEAWIEHEGTGVTFVVDGEPVESPERAARLTPEDDAVPVGVRIDTRVAGVVPGDRLIDEISVHARVAEPEEPPGGEGPSDDGDEDDDPSPTTGPIVSVDRPSPSVREVTLRSVGGGEETAVDLRGLRVGDPAILLDRLTFVRESPGDVEFAVRGLSDRPAEAPPPPPGVDPLGYYAVEFAEPGQPIAEATAEIAVDRDRLAAAGVAPERLAVYRETDAGWERAEMRVVDEGSETVRLRAATEGFSAFAVAAERPSLAPTEASLSDDRVAPGEPLTVAVDVENRGPAPASDETVRVETAGGSAVASDEAVAVDADPGATATESVTVRFDEPGEYDLVLAGDAVAETAGEGEPSLGSVTVTERADGAGDDGAGTEPRVGDDAGGGGDGGDSDDAGEGRAGDGDGAGATGDGEAGTELSTLDLADFAGLAALVAIVLATLVLVRRAPR